The DNA sequence CGCCTCGATGACGAGGTCGAGGGCGCGGCTCTCGAGGTAGAGCGAGCGCGCGGCCTCGGCGTAGCGAGGGATGCGCAGCATCTGCTCGGCGAGCGCGACCATCCGCGATGATGGCTCGAAGCGGTGCATCGCCAAGTGGGTGCGCACCAGCCGCGCCACCGCGGCGCTGCCCTCGAGCGCGAAGCCGCTGTCCTCGATCCAGCGCGGCTCCATGTTGACGGAGACCTTGCGCTCGGTGGCGTCCCGCATGGAGCGCCGCGTGAAGAGCTCGGGACGCGTGAGCGAGAACAACAGCGCTTCGGGGCGCCTCCCGCCACGACCGCCTATTCCGACCGAGCGGCCGCCGAGCGTCACCTCGGCGCTCCCCTCCAGCAAGACCACCACCCCGAGCGCCGGTCGCAGCTCTACCTCCGTGGTCATGGCGCGCAGGTCGCGCAGGTGCGTACGCTGGAGCACCAGGCCCGGCCGCAGCTCGGTCACTTCGAACATCCCGCTGAGGAGGGGCTCCTCGTCCGGCGCGTCGAGGCGCACGAAGCGATAGTCGTCCCCCAGACGCTGGGTTCGGCTGACGAGGTCATCCCGACATACGGCGCCCTTGCGGGTCACTCGGAGCTCCTCATCGGGAGCAAACGTTTTCCGGGGACTTGCAAAGAAACTCGCGCTCGGCGCTGCCCATACTCTCGGGGTCCCCCCTTGCCATGACGACTTGCGCGACCGTTTCGGGGTCGCTCGACGGTCGCCGGCGCAGTGCATCGCTTGGGGGTCACCACGCCCGTATAATGAATATGAAAGTCAATATCAAGCCATGGCCACGGAGCGCGCTGAGCGTCTTGCTCGCCGTGGGCGCCGTGGGCGGGGATGGTGTGGTGCTCGCGCAGCCGCCGGACCACACGGGGGATGACCCACCGCAGCGAGCCCCGGACACGACCCGGGCGGCAGCGGGCGCGGTGGAGCCCCCCGTGCTTCTGACCGTGCCATCCGCGCAGCGGCCCGCGGGAGGGCACGGCGACGAGGTGCGCGTGCGCCTGCAGGTGACCATCGACGCGGACGGGGCCGTCACGCTCGCGGAGGTCGAGTCCGGACACGACCCGGCCTTCGACGCGGCGGCCGTCGCGGCCATGCAGCAGGCGCGATTCTCACCTGCCCTGCGCGACGGGGTCGCCATCCCGGTGCGCTTCTTGTTCGACTACGTGTTTCCTCCGCTGGAGATCGCGGACGCCACGGCCGAAGCGGCCGGCGACGAACACGACGACGCCCAGCCCGCCGAGCGGGTCGGCGCGGCGGTTCCCGAAGGCCAGCCGTTTGACGATACAGCCCCTGCTCTCGAAGGCCGGGAGCACGCCCAGGCATCCCCTGGGCTCGAAGGCCAGCCACGCGACGACGCCTCCCCTGCTCTCGAAGGGCAGCCGCGCAACGACGAGTTCGGAGCGGACGCCGTCGTGCGCTCCCCTGCGAACGTGCGACGCCACTCCGTCGAAGCGGTGGACGTCGTGGAGCTAGGCGACGCACACACGCGTACCGCGGACCTCGGCGAAGTCTTGGCCCGCGCGGAGGGCGTCTCGGTGCGCCGCTCGGGGGGCCTCGGGAGCGCCGAGCGCATCTCGCTGGCTGGCCTCGAGGGTCAGCAGCTGCGGTACTTTTTGGACGGCGTCCCGCTGCGCTACATGGGCTTCGCCACGGGCCTCGCCAACATCCCCGTCGGGCTCGTGGAGCGCGTCGAGATCTACCGCGGCGTGGTGCCGATTCGCTATGGCGCGGACGCGATCGGAGGCGCCATCGATCTGGTGACAGACCGGACGAGCGCGCACGACCATGCGACGCTGTCGTACCAGGGCGGGTCCTTCGACACGCACCGCCTCTCTGCCAACGCACACGTGCGGAGCGCGCGGACAGGTCTGTTCGCGCGCGGGGCCGCCTACCTCGACAGCGCACGCAACGACTACGACGTCGACGTCCAGGTCGCGGGGCCGTCAGGTCGGCGCGAGCCGCGCTCCGTCTCCGTGTGGAACGCGAACTACCGCGCGCAGGGGGCCGCTCTCGAGCTAGGCGTCGCAGACCGCCCGCGCGCGGGTCGCGCGTCGCTCCGCGCGTTCGTCACCGACCACAGGCGGGGCATCCCGCACAACCTCGGCATGACCGTCCCGTATGGTGACGTGCGCTACGGTCAGACCGACACCGGCGCGCTCGCGCGTTACGAGCACACCTTCGTCGACGAGCGCCTGAGCGTCGACCTCGCGCTGGGCTACGTCGCGCACCGCGTCCGCTTCGTGGACGAGGGGAGCTGCCGCTACAACTGGCTCGGCACCTGCGTGCGCACGCTGGACCCTCCCGGCGAGCTGGTGACCGGCGGCCGCAACCTGGCCACGCTGGAGCGCAGCGTCTACGCCCGCGCGAACGTCGCGTTCCAGCTGGCCGACGGTCACACGGTCCAGCTGTCGGCCAGCCCCGAGTTCGACCAGCGTCAGACGGATCGCGACTCGGTGGGTGCGAGCACGCTCACGGGACGCGGAAGCCGCCGCATGATCGTGCTGGGCGCGGCCTACGACGCCAGCTGGGGCGAGCGCCTCGCCCACTCGGTCTTCGCCAAGGTCTACACGCAGCGCCTCACCGCAGACGAGCACGTCTTCGGTGAGGTCCAGACGCACGAGGTCGACGAGCGTGCCTTGGGGGTAGGTGACTCGCTGCGCGTCGAGCTGAGCGACGCCCTCACGCTGAAGGCGTCGTACGAGTGGGCCACGCGCATGCCGTCGAGCAACGAATACTTCGGGGACGGGACGCTGACCCTCTACAACTACGGCCTCACCCCGGAGCGCAGCCACAACGTCAACCTGGCGCTGCGAGCGGACCTACGCAGCGACCGGCTCGGAGGGCTGACCGGGGAGCTCGCGCTGTTCGCGCGCGTCGTCCACGACCTCATCTGGCAGTCCGCGTCCGCCGACAGCTTCCAGTACCAGAACATCGGTGAGTCCCGCTCGCTGGGCGCCACGCTGAACGTCTCCTACCGCTCTCCCCGCGACTGGGTGGCCATCCGAGGTACCGCCTCGTACCTGGACGCGCGGAACCTCTCACGCTCGGGCGCATTCGCCGACGTGCGCGGTGACCGACTCCCCAACCGACCGTACCTCGAAGGCGCCGGGGAGGTGGAGCTGGGCGTGAACGGCCTGGTGCGTGACCGCGACCGCCTCACGGCTCTGTGGGGCTTCCGATACACGCACGCGTTCTACCTCGCGTACGAGAGCCGCGGCACATCGGGCGCGCAGCTCACCATCCCCGCGCAGCTCGTGATGCACGCCGCGCTCCGCTACGTCGCGTCGTACGGCGCACGGACGCTCTCGACGGTGATCGAGGCGCAGAACCTCACCGACACCGCCGTCTACGACTTCTTCGGCGTACAGCGCCCAGGGCGCGCCGTCTACGCGAAGTTGGTCATCGATTTCTGAGGCCGCGAAGAGGCCCTCACTCGACAAGAACAGGACAACACCATGACCACGCTGAGACACCTGGATCGCATGCTCGCCATTGCGAGCGCCCTCACCATCGCCGCCTGTGGAGGTGGTTCCGGAACGGACACGCCCGACAACGGCGCGCCACCTACCGACAACGGCACCCCGCCCGCCGACAACGGCGTGGACGACGACCAGGGCGCGGCGGGCGAGGTGAGCCACGTGGTCATGGCGTACGACGACGCCACGCAGGTGACCTACATGGTGCAGGTCCCGGACCTGGCGGCGGAGACCATGTCGTCGTTCACGGGCACGTCGGTGCCAAAGCTCGCCGTCGCCGTCGCGTTCGGTGACGACCCCTACTTCTACGTGGGCAGCTCGGACGGCCCCGCCGTCACGCGCTACGAAGTGACCGCCGACGGCATCGTCGAGGACGACGAGGTGTCGTTCGAGAACGAGGGCACGACGGCGACGGGTGGCTATCAGTCGAACCTGATCCTCGTGAGCCGCACGAAGGCGTACTACATCGACCAAGGCAACTCGCAGCTCGTGATCTGGAACCCGACGACCATGACCGTGTCCGGAACGTCGTCGTTCGACTCCATCAACGAGGTCGGCGCGCGCAGCGGCATCTCGGGTTTCCCGATCCGGGTGGGCACCAAGTACTTCTACGGCGTGGGCTGGTTCACCATGGCGACGCTCGACGTGTTGCACGGCGCGGCGGTGCTCGTGATCGACTCGGCGGACGACTCGGCGACGCTGGTGCGCGACGAGGACGAGCGCTGTGGCTACAGCTTCTCGGTGGTCGAGGGCACGGACGGCCTCTACGTCGGGACCGAGGCCTTCGGCGCCGCGCAGCACGCCCTGTCCATGGGCACCGCCGCGCCGTGCATGCTGCGCTTCGACCCGGACACGCTGACCTTCGATGACACGTACCAAGTGGCGCTCGAGTCCCTGGTGGGGGATGTCCCCGCGGGCACGCTCGTCCCCGGCCCCACGGCCGGCACGGCCTACCTGCGCGCGCTCGACTTCGCCACGCTCGGGGTCACGCTCGACGAGTGGAAGACGGGCGGCCCGAGCGGCACGTCCATGGGCAACGCGCGCGTCTTGAGCACGCAGCCAGCGTGGGCGTGGTACGAGCTGACCCTCGGCGACACCCCCACCGCCACGCTGCTGACCCACGCCCGCAGCTCCGCCGCCACCTTGGGCATCGAGCTGGGCGCGGGGCAGCGTGTCATCCCGGAGTACGCCGGCCCCCGCACGCACCTGCGGTCCTTCACGGGCAACACGTACGGCAGCGTCGGGCTCGACGCGCAGGGCAACGTGCGCTCCGCAGTGCGCGTCGTCGTCACCCCCTGAGCCTCCCGACCGGCGCGGGGTGCGCGTCCGCAGCCCCCGCGTCGGTCCGTTCTTCGAGGACCACGCATGAGCGTCCGCAGCGTCATCTTCTGGATCCACCTCGTGGCGGGGGTGCTGGTCGCCGTCCCCGTGGTGATCATGTCCGCCACCGGCGTCGCCATCGCGTTCGAGGAGGAGATCCTGAATGCGTTCGACCGCGAGCAGCGCGTGGTCTCTCGCACGTCAGGCGCAGCGCGACGCAGCATCGCCGTCTTGCGCGCGGACGTGGCCCGTCAGCAGCCGGACTTCGCCGCCTCGAGGGTGGTGGTGCCGCGCGCCGCGGACGCCGCGTTCGTGTTCTTCGCTGGCCGCGAGGGGATGCTGTACGTGAACCCGTACACGGGCTCAGCAACGGTGCCAGCGTCGACGGGCGCGCACGCCGTGCTGCACGAGGTCGAAGCGTGGCACAGGTTCCTCGGGCGCGAGGGGGACACGCTGATCGTGGGCAAGGTCATCAACGGCGTCGCGAACGCCGTGCTCTTGTTGTTGTGCGTGACGGGGCTTTACCTGTGGGTTCCGCGCCGCTGGAACCGCGCCGCGCTGCGACGCAGTCTGCTGTTCGTGCGCACTAGGGGCAGCAAGGCGCGCGACTTCAACTGGCACCACGTGGTCGGCTTCTGGGGGTTGCCCGTGCTGAGCGTGCTGGTCGCGAGCGCCGTCGTCATCTCGTTTCCGTTCGCGCATGCCCTGGTGTTCACGCTGGCGGGCGAGGATGTCCCTCCAGGACGTGGCCCCGCCATCCTCGCGGTGCCCGAGGCGCGCGTCCCGACACCGGCGGCGGGTAGCGCCCCGCTCGACCTCGACACCCTGGTGGCGCGCGTGGCCGCGCGCTTCCCTGAGCGCGACGCCATCGTCGTCGACCTGAGCGCCGCAGAACCCGAGAGCCCCGGCGAGCATGCACCGCCGACGAGCGTCGACGAGCGGGCCGCGATCCAGCCACGCGTCGAGCTGGCCGTGATGCTGCCCGCGCTGTTCTCGACGCACGGGCGTGTGCCGGTGCAGATGGACCCCTACACGGGCGACATCCTGTCGGAGACCCACTTCCGCGACTACAGCCCAGGCGTGCGGGCGCGCGTCTGGTTGCGCTTCCTGCACACCGGCGCGGCGTTCGGCCTGTTCGGCAAGATCCTGGCCGCGCTGGCGACCTTGGGGTCGCTGCTGCTGGTCTACACGGGCCTCGCGCTGAGCTATCGCCGGTTCTTCGGTGGGCGCTCGAGGAAGCGTGGGGCGAGCTCGGTCGCGCTCACACTGCTGACGCTGCTGCTGCTGTCGTCGTGCGACACCAGCGCGATCGGGACTGCAGTCGCGCACGAGGAGCAGACCGAACTTCTGGCGCACGAGGAGGCGCGCCCCGAATCGGCGCTACGCGAAGCTCACATGGATCTGGTCGCACCCGACACGGGACATGTTCACAGCATCGATCTGTTCTGGCCCTCGGGCGCCGCCCCAGAACGCGGCTTCCCCGTGGTGGTCCTGCTGGACGGCCACCGCGTGAGTCCCATCATCCGCGAGGCCCTCGAGGCCGGCGTGAGGCTCGAGGCCGCGTACCTGTGCCTTGGGTACCAGGGGTTGCCCAGCGACGCGCAACGCTTTCGGGCCCGCGACTACACGCCCGCCGTGACGCCTGGCGAGCCCGAGGCAGACCCGCTCGACGCGAGCCGTCAGAACGGCGGCGCGCTCGGCTTTCGCCATTTCCTCGCCAGCGTGGTGCGCGAGCAAGCGTCTCGCCGCGCGTCGCTCGCGTGGGACGAAGCGACGTTGGTCGGCCACTCGTACGGTGGCCTCTTCGTGCTCAGCACCCTGCTCGACGCCCCTGACAGCTACGCGCGCTACGTGGCGGTGGACCCCTCGCTGTGGTGGCGGTCGGCGCACATGTTCGAGCGTATCATGCGCGCGCAGCCGGTCGCTCCCGGCGTGCTGACGCTGCTCGAGGCCAACCACGCGCTCGAGCCCGAGGCCCCGCGGGGCGCCCCGACGAGGGACCCCGCGCGCCTCGCCCTCCGGCAGCGGCTCCAGGCCGTGCTCCCTGCCGACGCCTTCACCCGTGTCGCGACGCACCTGGGCGCCACGCACCGATACTACCCCGCGCACCACCACGGCAGCCTGCTGGAGCACAGCGTGCGCGAGCTGCTCGGGGTCGCGCGCTGAGCGGCTCCCACCCTCGCGGGTTTACGCAGACGCCCCGACCGCGTAGCTTCCCCCGCGATGTCGCGCCCTGCCGTCCTCGCCCTCGCCACTTGTGTCGCCCTGCTCGGCGCGGCCTGCGCCACCCGGCGCGCGGACCTGGACCCTGCCGCGGCCCAAGACCCTGCTGGGGGGGGTCGCGGGGGTGCTGGACCGCAAGCCCCCGAGGGACTCCCGAGCGGCCCGTTCGCGCCCTTCGACTTCGGCAGCGCCACCCCGGACTGGAACCGCGCTGCCATCACGTGGCGCTCCACCGAAGAGGGCCTGGCCGAGGCGCGCACCTCGGACAAGCCGGTCATGATGGTCATCCACGCCGAGTGGTGCGGGCCCTGCCACGAGTACGCCCGGGTGTTCCACGACGCCGAGGTCGCGGCCCTCGCCCAGCACTTCGTGATGATCCTGGTGGACGCCGACCGTGAAGCCGCCGTGAACCAGCGCTACGCCACGGACGGCACCTACCTGCCCCGCACGTACTTCCTGAGCCCCACTGGGCAGCACCAGACCGAGAACGTCAGCAACCACCCGCGCTTCCGGTACTTCTTCCCGCAGCGGGACCCACGCGCCATCGCCGCAGCCATGCGCCTCGCCCTGCGCTGAAGCTGAGCAGTTCCGCAGGCTTGACACCAGAACGAGCGTGGCCATGGTGCGGCCCACCATGACGGAACAGAAGCAGACTCATGCCTTCCAAGCCGAGGTCACCCGCGTCCTCGGCCTGGTGATCAACTCCCTGTACTCCAACAAGGAGGTCTTCCTGCGCGAGCTGGTGTCCAACGCCTCGGACGCCATCGACAAGCGCCGCTTCTTGGCCATCTCGGAGCCCGCCCTCCTGGGCGAGAGCCCGCTCGCCATCCGCCTCACGCCCGACCGCGAGAAGAAGACCCTGACCTTCTCGGACGACGGCATCGGCATGAGCAGCGAGGAGCTGGTGCAGAACCTGGGCACCGTGGCCCACTCGGGCAGCACCGACTTCATGGACAAGCTGAAGGCCGCGCTGGACCAGAAGTCCGAAGGCAAGGACGGTGATGACGTGTCGCTCATCGGCCAGTTCGGCGTGGGCTTCTACAGCGCCTACCTGGTGGCGGATCGCGTGGACGTGCTCACCCGCCGGGCGGGCAGCGAGCAGGCCCACCTGTGGAGCTCGGACGCGGGCGAGACCTACAGCATCGAGCCGGCCGAGCGCGAGGCGCCGGGCACCGACGTGGTGCTGCACCTCAAGGAGGACCAGCTGAGCCTGCTGGACAGCTACGAGCTCACGCGCCTGGTCAAGAAGTACAGCGACTTCGTGGCGCACCCCATCCTGGTGGCGCAGCCCAAGGACGAGGACGAAGAGGGCGAGGACGAGGAGGGCGCCGACAAGAGCGAGACGGACGCAGACGCCACGGCCAAGGGCGACGACGAGCCCTCGTACGAGCAGGCCAACTCCAGCAACGCCCTGTGGCGCCGCCGGCCGAGCGAGATCACGGACGAGCAGTACGGCGAGTTCTACCGCCACCTGACCCACGACTGGGAGGCACCGCTCGCGCGCAAGCACTTCCACGTGGAGGGCACGCAGATGTTCTCGGGGCTGCTGTTCATCCCCAAGCGCCCGCCCTTCGACCTGTTCTCGCCAGACCAGCAGCACGGCGTGCGCCTGCACGTGAAGCGCGTCTTCATCATGGACGACTGCGAGGAGCTGCTGCCCAAGTGGCTGCGCTTCGTCCGCGGTGTGGTGGACTCCGAGGATCTTCCGCTGAACGTGTCGCGTGAGCTGCTGCAGGACTCGCGCGTGGTGCGCACCATCCGCAAGCAGGTGGTGCGCCGCTGCCTCGACATGATCGAGGAGCTGGCCAGGCCCGCTGAGACCTCCGCGGACGACGCAGCGGGCGAGGGCGAGGACAAGGGCGACGCCAGCGCCAAGCCCGCCGCGAACGAGGCCTACAACACCTTCTGGGCGGCCTACGGGGCCGTGCTCAAGGAGGGCCTGCACTTCGAGCCCGAGTACGCCGACCGCCTGGCCAAGCTGGTGCGCTACGAGACCACGGCGCAGCCCGGGCTGACCTCCCTCGCGGACTACGTCAGCCGCATGAAGGAAGGCCAGGACGCCATCTACTACGTGGTCGGCGCGTCGCGCGCGACGGTGGAGAACGCCCCACACCTCGAGGCGCTGAAGTCGCGTGGCTACGAGGTCCTGCTGATGGTCGACGGCGTGGACCAGTGGGCGCTCGACGGCCTGCGCGAGTTCGACGGCAAGAAGCTGCTGTCGGCTACGGACGCGGCGCTCGACCTGGGCGAGACGAAGCCCACCGAGGCCGAGAAGGAGGAGCTGGACGCCCTGGTCACGCGCTTCCGCGACACGTTGAAGGAGCACGTCTCCGAGGTGCGGCTGACCAGCCGCCTGACCGACTCCGCCGCGTGCCTGGTGTCCCCTGCGGGGGGGC is a window from the Sandaracinaceae bacterium genome containing:
- a CDS encoding helix-turn-helix transcriptional regulator, translated to MTRKGAVCRDDLVSRTQRLGDDYRFVRLDAPDEEPLLSGMFEVTELRPGLVLQRTHLRDLRAMTTEVELRPALGVVVLLEGSAEVTLGGRSVGIGGRGGRRPEALLFSLTRPELFTRRSMRDATERKVSVNMEPRWIEDSGFALEGSAAVARLVRTHLAMHRFEPSSRMVALAEQMLRIPRYAEAARSLYLESRALDLVIEALARLDEAHASNAVPDPMPLAPDEHDRVRLVRALLDRGEADTSVAQLARRFGVNASTLESQFRAATGTSVMAYGRERRLELARAALETRGVRVGEAAAIAGYGSPANFATAFRRHFGVSPRQCRAKV
- a CDS encoding TonB-dependent receptor, whose protein sequence is MKVNIKPWPRSALSVLLAVGAVGGDGVVLAQPPDHTGDDPPQRAPDTTRAAAGAVEPPVLLTVPSAQRPAGGHGDEVRVRLQVTIDADGAVTLAEVESGHDPAFDAAAVAAMQQARFSPALRDGVAIPVRFLFDYVFPPLEIADATAEAAGDEHDDAQPAERVGAAVPEGQPFDDTAPALEGREHAQASPGLEGQPRDDASPALEGQPRNDEFGADAVVRSPANVRRHSVEAVDVVELGDAHTRTADLGEVLARAEGVSVRRSGGLGSAERISLAGLEGQQLRYFLDGVPLRYMGFATGLANIPVGLVERVEIYRGVVPIRYGADAIGGAIDLVTDRTSAHDHATLSYQGGSFDTHRLSANAHVRSARTGLFARGAAYLDSARNDYDVDVQVAGPSGRREPRSVSVWNANYRAQGAALELGVADRPRAGRASLRAFVTDHRRGIPHNLGMTVPYGDVRYGQTDTGALARYEHTFVDERLSVDLALGYVAHRVRFVDEGSCRYNWLGTCVRTLDPPGELVTGGRNLATLERSVYARANVAFQLADGHTVQLSASPEFDQRQTDRDSVGASTLTGRGSRRMIVLGAAYDASWGERLAHSVFAKVYTQRLTADEHVFGEVQTHEVDERALGVGDSLRVELSDALTLKASYEWATRMPSSNEYFGDGTLTLYNYGLTPERSHNVNLALRADLRSDRLGGLTGELALFARVVHDLIWQSASADSFQYQNIGESRSLGATLNVSYRSPRDWVAIRGTASYLDARNLSRSGAFADVRGDRLPNRPYLEGAGEVELGVNGLVRDRDRLTALWGFRYTHAFYLAYESRGTSGAQLTIPAQLVMHAALRYVASYGARTLSTVIEAQNLTDTAVYDFFGVQRPGRAVYAKLVIDF
- a CDS encoding PepSY domain-containing protein, producing MSVRSVIFWIHLVAGVLVAVPVVIMSATGVAIAFEEEILNAFDREQRVVSRTSGAARRSIAVLRADVARQQPDFAASRVVVPRAADAAFVFFAGREGMLYVNPYTGSATVPASTGAHAVLHEVEAWHRFLGREGDTLIVGKVINGVANAVLLLLCVTGLYLWVPRRWNRAALRRSLLFVRTRGSKARDFNWHHVVGFWGLPVLSVLVASAVVISFPFAHALVFTLAGEDVPPGRGPAILAVPEARVPTPAAGSAPLDLDTLVARVAARFPERDAIVVDLSAAEPESPGEHAPPTSVDERAAIQPRVELAVMLPALFSTHGRVPVQMDPYTGDILSETHFRDYSPGVRARVWLRFLHTGAAFGLFGKILAALATLGSLLLVYTGLALSYRRFFGGRSRKRGASSVALTLLTLLLLSSCDTSAIGTAVAHEEQTELLAHEEARPESALREAHMDLVAPDTGHVHSIDLFWPSGAAPERGFPVVVLLDGHRVSPIIREALEAGVRLEAAYLCLGYQGLPSDAQRFRARDYTPAVTPGEPEADPLDASRQNGGALGFRHFLASVVREQASRRASLAWDEATLVGHSYGGLFVLSTLLDAPDSYARYVAVDPSLWWRSAHMFERIMRAQPVAPGVLTLLEANHALEPEAPRGAPTRDPARLALRQRLQAVLPADAFTRVATHLGATHRYYPAHHHGSLLEHSVRELLGVAR
- a CDS encoding thioredoxin family protein codes for the protein MSRPAVLALATCVALLGAACATRRADLDPAAAQDPAGGGRGGAGPQAPEGLPSGPFAPFDFGSATPDWNRAAITWRSTEEGLAEARTSDKPVMMVIHAEWCGPCHEYARVFHDAEVAALAQHFVMILVDADREAAVNQRYATDGTYLPRTYFLSPTGQHQTENVSNHPRFRYFFPQRDPRAIAAAMRLALR
- the htpG gene encoding molecular chaperone HtpG, whose translation is MTEQKQTHAFQAEVTRVLGLVINSLYSNKEVFLRELVSNASDAIDKRRFLAISEPALLGESPLAIRLTPDREKKTLTFSDDGIGMSSEELVQNLGTVAHSGSTDFMDKLKAALDQKSEGKDGDDVSLIGQFGVGFYSAYLVADRVDVLTRRAGSEQAHLWSSDAGETYSIEPAEREAPGTDVVLHLKEDQLSLLDSYELTRLVKKYSDFVAHPILVAQPKDEDEEGEDEEGADKSETDADATAKGDDEPSYEQANSSNALWRRRPSEITDEQYGEFYRHLTHDWEAPLARKHFHVEGTQMFSGLLFIPKRPPFDLFSPDQQHGVRLHVKRVFIMDDCEELLPKWLRFVRGVVDSEDLPLNVSRELLQDSRVVRTIRKQVVRRCLDMIEELARPAETSADDAAGEGEDKGDASAKPAANEAYNTFWAAYGAVLKEGLHFEPEYADRLAKLVRYETTAQPGLTSLADYVSRMKEGQDAIYYVVGASRATVENAPHLEALKSRGYEVLLMVDGVDQWALDGLREFDGKKLLSATDAALDLGETKPTEAEKEELDALVTRFRDTLKEHVSEVRLTSRLTDSAACLVSPAGGLPPYMERLLRLQNPDMPVQKRVLELNPTHPIVTGLRDLLRGEADEARDAQVREWVELVHDQALLAEGSPVHDPAKLVQRMSALLSDAVRRAATA